The sequence below is a genomic window from Rhinolophus sinicus isolate RSC01 chromosome X, ASM3656204v1, whole genome shotgun sequence.
AATGTAGGACTCAAGTTCTTCAAAGTACTGGAAGTCTCTTACAGACTCTCAAAGTTTCCATCTATTTTCATCTAGTTCCTTATCTAATTAACTAGCTTTTCTTCAAGGAGCCGCATGTACTATACAGGTAAAAAATGCTACTGggttttactgattttcttttgctTAGTGTTCCTGTTATAAAAGATTGCTCTGTTTGccttttagttttactttatttcaaCCACTTGATACTTAAGGAGGTATTTGTGGCTTTCCTGGGGAACCTAAGGACCACATTTAGCATGATTTATATGGCAGAACTTGTTGAGTTAAAAATTTAAGTAACAAAATCAATAATTTTGGCACGCAACCTGTGGAATCCTTTTTTAGCTAGGTTCATATTTTACTACTAGGGCACCATGGGGGAGGCATAAAGCAGgcaaagtcatttttctttctctatacataaataaaaaaaagaggaaagtggaGGAAGAATAAATTAgctacaaaaaatgtatatgcactgAAATTGTCTCTAACTTTTTTAGTTAAAAACATGCctttgaagaaaagggaacacgagctttcttttcttctgtgtttcatAAATTGAGCTAAAGAAGTAAAAAATCAGATTAGAGGTATATattctaatgttttaaatgtattatttttggcACTAAAGGAAGATGTAGATTCCTTCATGAAACAGCCTGGGAATGAGACGGCAGATGTAGTCCTAAAGAAGCTGGATGAACAGTACCAGAAGTATAAGTTTATGGAACTCAACCTTGCTCAAAAGAAAAGGAGGTAAGTGTAGAAATTTGTGAATGAGAGGCCCTCTGTTTAGAAAAGGCTGCTAGGCTCTGTTTTTAAgtttgagcccagttagccagCAGGAGCCTTTCTTGGTAGGTGTATTGTTTCTCAGGGGCCACATTCTGAATCCTGCTCAAATCAAAGCCCTGTCCAccttttcccctttcatttttttttctctttttttttttctcttctttctttctggaatttccttCACCTCTGTGATATCAGCTATGCAACAAAAACTATTTTGGGGCATAGTTAAGTTGTTCTGCAACAGATGGCTCTATGTAGTTTGGGTACTAACCTTTTCCTCTGCGTATGTTGTGAATCTGTTCTTGTCTTGTCATTTAACTTTAACTTAAAAGTTCTTTAGTATTTCATAATTCTCTTGTGGCGATCTCCTCTTGGATACATGgattgtatgccttttatttttaactggaaATTTTGCAGTTgtcctttcttattttattgttttttcctatcatctgttaatttttttttctttgtgtcctAGAATTCCTATTAATGTGAATGTTGACACTTCAGTGtttctctctatttctttttattatttcctttctcctgctgacTTTGGTAACTTGTCTTTTTGGCAATGAGATGGCTGTCCACGAGTTTATTTCAACCATtacatttttttagtatatgtgctgccgaagcgagcacattattacatttttttatacctACTAGTTTTGGTTGGTTCTTCTATATGTACTTGTTTCTTCTTCATATCCCAATATCCTATCTGTTATCTTTGAGGTATTTTAAATACTTACTGTATAATCTTCTctttagtatttaattttatttcatctgatagagtttattgtctttattttattgtagGTGAGTTTATCagattatcatttattttccctgTCAGCTCATAGTCTCTGAAGGGCATTAGTTACTTTGGCCAGTAATgtatgtgggggtgggaggaattGAAGTCCCTCTTGGTTTGAGGGGTAGGAAGAATGCTGCTGGTGTTCTAATGTAGGGCATGGCCATTGGACAAGTGCTTCTTCTCCCCAACCAAGTCACTTGGCCTGTGGGGGATTCTTTCTGTTCTTCTGCCCTTGGCTGTCTTCACTGTCAGCCCTGcatgtgggagtggggaggggagactgCTGATGGCCATTGATGTCTTTTCAGCTCCTCAGCCTGACCTCCCTGCCTCTGGCCAGTTCTGTTGTTCTACCCTGTAGCAGTGATGGGCTCCGTATTGTGATTCACCCAGGGAAATTTAGAGGGAGAAAAAGACACCTAGAAAGTTCTCCTTTATTGTTATTCCCCTTTTGAAGACTTGGTCTACTTCCCTTctaagctaccgtgtttccctgaaaataagacctagtgggacaatcagctctgatgtgtcttttgaagtaaaaattagtataagacccagtcttattttactataatacaagaccgggtcttatataatatataataaaaaagagcTAAACCTCAGtgacaaaaaaaagttttattctttcctctctaAATGACTTTGAGTGTTTTCAGCATCAgcatatttttatctcttattttcttctttttttttattggagaatattggggaacagtgtctttctccagggcccatcagctccaagtcgtacttcagtctagttgtggagggcgcagctcagctccaagtccagtcgtcgttttcaatctttagttgcagggggcacagcctaccatcccatgcggaaatcaaaccagcaaccttgttgttgagagctcgcgctctaaccaactgagccatccggccacccctatcTCTTATTTTCTTGTCAGTGAGGTTAATTTCTGTTGGGAATCAGTTgctagtgattttttaaaattattttgtaatggactttattttttagaatagttttaggttcataccaaaattgagcagaaggtagcCATTCCCCAAAATACGCACAGCTCCCCCCATTATCAACTTCCCCACCAGAGTCGTTcgtttgttacaactgatgagccAGTATTCATATATGATCATTAACTAAAGTCTATGGTTTactttagggttcactcttgtgTTGTACAGTCTGTgcgttttgacaaatgcatgatgTCATGTATGCACCGTTATAGTGTCACAcaagagtagtttcactgcccttagaattctctgtgctctgccttttCATTCCCCCCCAAACTCTGGCAACCAGTGATCCTTTtcctgtctccacagttttgtcttttccagaatgtcgtgtagttggaatcatacagtatgtcgcctttttgcttctttcacttaggaatatgcatttaaggttcctctttgtcttttcatggattgattattcatttctttttagtgctgataatattatattacattgttggatgtaccacagtttatttattcattcacctcctgaaggacatcttggttgcttccaaatttggcaattaggaataaagctgctataaacatccatgttgaggtttttgtgtggatataagtttgcccctttgggtaaatacccaggagtgtgGTTGCCAGAtcttatggtaagagtatgtttagttttgtaagaaaccaccaaactccCTTCCTGAGTGGCttccagtctgcattcccactaaccatggatgagagttcctgttgctccacatcctcaccagcatttggtgttattgGTGTTCCAGGTTTTGGCCAGCCTGAtaggtgtgtggtggtatctcggtgttttcatttgcaattccttcattcatttgctgtggagcatcttttcatatgcttattttccatctgtgtcttTGGTGATACATGTGTTAAGgtctttttctcccatttttcaaTCAAGTCGTTTGTTTTCTTACCGtttagttttaagagttctttgtataggTTGGATAATAGTCTTTTACCAGATATGTGTTTTACAAAGATTTCCTTCTAATCTGTGCCTTCTCTTTGCATTCTCCTGACAATGttttttgcagagcagaagtttttaattttagtgaagtccaGCATATCAATTACCccgtttctccgaaaataagacctagccggacaatcaggtctactacatcttttggagcaaaaattactgtaagacccagtcttacagtaatttttgctctaaaagatgcattagagttgactgtccggctaggtcttattttcggggaaacagtatttctttcatgggttatatttttggtgtttatgtaaaaagtcatcaccacactcaaggtcatctagattttttcCTGTGTTATCTGCTAGGAGcattatagttttgtgttttcacatttaggtctgtgattcattttgacttaatttttgtgaagtgttttaggtctgtgtctagattcattttttgtgtgtgtgtgtgtagatatccagtttttccaggCTAGCAGTTTTGCTAGTAGCTATAATATAACTTACCTTTTGAGTCTGATCATTCCCATCATGCccatcattattttcttaaatttcttgtGTTCAAACCAATGatccatttataattttaagagtaGTTTTATccaacttgaaaataaaatagcatttatcaacataaaagttaatgaaaaattaCCCAAAGCTTAAAAGAATCACAAGTGTATCACATCATAATGTGCTGTGTACCCATTTAGGTGACACTGCACACTTCTTGCAGTGTGACAAGCACAAGCACTGGGCAGCTGTCACTGCACTTGGCTGGCATTTCACTGGCTGTGGTGTTCATGTCTGTGTCCTAAGGGTACTCACCAGGAGCATGGAGGTGGTGGTGTCTGGTGGTTTCAAACTTGTAATATAATATTTGAatgcatgttattttaaaattagtccTTTTAAAATATGCACTTCTAATCAAATGTGCAACCTCTGAATCACCTCTGTGGAATATGGTTTGCTCTAGAAATGTTAAATACTGATGGGGTGTTTGACATAGAACAGGGTGtggtacacagtaggcattccataaatatttgctgtcaTATCTAAATGTCttagtaattatttatatatgaaatatctgaaatgtcatagatattttaataaaaatgtacaaaacaccttaaatataaaatgtcttaaatgttttatatttataaggaGTCCTCAAGAAGATATCAGTAGAAAATGCATGGCTTGTAAGACTGTACCCTGGTGTTTATTATTGCTGCAAAATGCTAAGTTCATCTTTTTCTGATTCACAGACTGAAAGGTCAGATTCCTGAAATTAAGCAGACTTtagaaattctaaaatacatgcagaagaaaaaagtaagtgtatttttgtttgtaaatacGAGCGAACAGGATACTTCAGCAGAAGTGCGTCTTCGTTGACTGGTTCCTGGAAGATCCATACAGCCTTCTTCAGCACATGCGCTGATGTTATGGACAGTGTACTTGACTGATGAACGTGGCTTTGTGGCTCCCCTCCCCAAATCAGGTTTAATTCTAGGGCCCACACTTctgggattattttatttatatatagtatgtgCAAAACTTCAGTGCAAATTGAAATTATGGTGGGTACAAGAAGATGTCTTACTTTGAGGTGGCAGCATCTAAGTCTTGTCGTTGTTACTGTTCTCTGTCAGACTAAGGATTGAGTCTAGGAAGTACAGAGCTAGAAGGAAtcttagaaattatatttcagGTTCTCATTTCACAATTGAGGATATAGTTACAGAGGTTACACTTGACCAGTGTCACATAGCTAATTACTGGCAGAACTCGATTCGAGAACCTGAATCTTGAGCCAATACTCACTAAATAAAAGCAggctataaaaattaaatttcataggCATGTTGTATTTAAagattatgtatatgtgtatatactgaGTTTGCCATTTAAACATGGcaatacatgacttgtattcatcttcattattggtatatattgactacTACAATtctaatacaggtttttcctttcttaaaacatgcatacattttttggcaccaccctctgtatatgattTATTACTTGACTGGTAGAATAACTGCATTTCCAGTACATTATTTTATGTGGTAAATTTTATAAGAGACTTCAGAAAATTGGTGGGTTGGGCATGAagcactgaaaaaataataatagctacctcaTGGATAGAGCTTACTCTAccaggcactgtgtgtgtgtgtgtgtgtgtgtgtgtgtgtgtgtgtgtatgtaaactGATTGTGGCGGCCTTCACTGGTGTAGGGACTATTTGTTATCCTTATTTTCCATATGAGGAGCCTGTGGCACAGAGCAGTTATGCCATATGCCAAAGTTGCACAGGTAGTAGGTAGTTGAGCCAGAATCCATGCCCTCCGTGCCCCACCATCTAGCTGCAAGCATTCGTTTCTTTGACTGCTACACTTGGTTTGCATGATGGTCCTGCTTTAAATGGCTTAGGTCCGACTGTGGGCATTCTCCTTTACAATCTTGGCATTAAACTCGCCTGTTTACAGTACTGtcgttttttttttaaggaatccACCAGTTCACTGGAGACCAGGTTCTTACTGGCAGATAACCTGTATTGCAAAGCTTCCGTTCCTCCTACTGATAAAGTGTGTCTGTGGTTGGGGGTAAGTAAATGGAATAGCCACAGCTTCCTGGGCTGACATTTGTAAACTAGTGTACGACAGTATTGTTTGAGCTGTGTCAAATGCTTATCTCCCTTTGACTGTAGAAGGAATGAAGGGGTGGAGTTCAAGTGGTCCATCAGAAACCGACTGAAATTCGGAGGAGGGGGAGGTGAAGATTGCCCGCCAAAACACGCTCAAGTCTCTCCCAGTCAAGCAAAAATGGCCAAGGCCTGCTTCCCCGCCAGCTAATGCTTCACCTCTGAAATGTAACAGAAGGAAAAGCAATAGAAGTGAAATAGCCTCAGATAAATTCTGCTTCCCAGTAGGACTTTAGAAGTTTTAGAACGATCTCTCTAAACTTACAAGGGAAAGATGATTACAAAAACCTTGAGGTTGGAGTCTACTTTTTAAACTATATACTTCACTTTTAGATTATTTCCTAGACCTTGCCTTGATTTTTCCTGTCTTATTTACTCTTCTCAGTCCCCTGACCAACCAGCCAAGCCATTCCTGACTATCTAACTAGCTGTCCATAGGTCAAGTTGCCATACAAAGTAGCAAGCCAAGTGTATTGCTTTCAGCTCTCCCCACTGCGAGGGTTTCCCCTTGCCGCTGTCCTGTAGAATCACCCCTGAGAGGCATTCTAGTTCTGTGGAAAGATGGACAGATTAGTACACAGAAACTCACTTCTCTGTCTCTTAGTTTCTCCTCCTGATTTTTGTTAGTTGTAACATTTTCAGAGTTTGTACGTTTAATTCTACAACCATAATTCCCATCCTTGTTTAGTTTTGGTCTGTAAGTAGAACAGCTATTCACCCAGTGGCTCAAATCCTAGGGGTGAGTCATTTCTCCTTGGCTTCTCTTTCTCTCGACCCACATTCCATCAGCAAGTGGGGATAAGGTGATTCCATAAATTAGACTGGGATGAAGGGGGGCTCTCTGTAAGAATTACAGCTTTAGCCCACCTGTCTCACACCAGGTGAATTCCAAATGGTCATATACTTCCATGAAATACTCAACCATCCAAGTTTAGGCCAAATCCTAGATGACTTATCTTGTAACCCTGGAATAAAGATGGTTTTCTTAGGCCACAAAAGTTATAAATCATAAGCAAAGTTaaaagacagcaggaaaaatatttgtcaCTCAGAGCATAGCACAGGCCTAGCAGGTTTGCTGGGTGACGTGGGGTTGTGTTTGGGCATGTCAGTTCTGAGATGCCTCTTAGACTTCAAGTGTGCTTGTTTAATGAATGATCAACTAAGGAGAAATACTTGGCACAGGGTACTTTGTAAATgaatgatggattttttttttgacacaaatgaagtgtttttaaatgtattcaattttttcttattaaaagtatCCAAAGtacaaaaattttctgaaaaatacataGTAAGAAACAACAGCAATTGACACCGAGGAATGAGATTGTGGTTCTGGTATTGGAGAGACATGTTcttttcattgaatattttttttgtcCCATCTGAATTTGTGTACAGTTTTCTAATTATCATGGATTGGGTTATTCAGTCATTAGGTATTTATGGAGCACCAACTTTGTGCCAAACACTTTCATGCTGTCTCTCTAATGCTTACAACAACCCCTTGAGTAATTTTGAAATTCCATTTGTCAGATGAGTAAAGTGGGTTAGGAAATGCCCGGAGGTAAGTCAGGTGGGGGGAGTTGTTCAGAGCTGGGAAAGGTATGGCCCCCACCTCCAGAGTGCCTGCATCCTCAAGTGTGGACAGTATCACCAGGTCTTCAGAATACCTGGCCTTCGTCCCTGGCATCTGTCGGAGGTAGGGAGGGGACAGTGAGAGCTGTTTTCCTTATCAAATCAAATGTAGGTAATAcatgaaaacttttaaattattgtagCTTAAGCTCAGAAACAACTATGTCAATGGATTCAAGTGTTATGCAGTTTAGAAAGATAGGATTTGGTATCTAAACGTATTGGTTCTTCTCCTGATTTTCCCATTTGCTTACTAGTTATGTGAGCATAGGCAACCTGGCCTCTGACCCtgtgtttttttaactgtaaagATGAAGATAACGTGCCTCACCAGGGTAGTTATGAGGGGTAAATGATAGAacgtaaataaatattttctctaaccCAGGGTCAGTAAACTTCTGTAAAACGCGAGtcaatatttttggttttgcagGCCACTCGGTCTCTGtgacaactactcagctctgccatcctGGCATGAAAGCCTGAGTGGAGAAGAGCTGGGTTCCAACAAAACTGGGGACAAAAGACAGCCAGCTGGGTTCTGCCCGAGGGCTAAGGTTTACCCATCCCCTGCTCTGATCTACACAGTGCTGTGTAAGTGTTTAGTAATTGTCATGACTTTCTCTCTTCAGGCTAATGTAATGCTTGAATATGATATTGATGAAGCTCAGGCATTGTTGGAAAAGAATTTATTGACTGCCACAAAGAATCTTGATTCTCTTGAGGAAGACCTTGACTTTCTTCGAGATCAATTTACTACTACAGAAGTCAGtatcctttctttaaaaagaagcaaaaggaggAAGCGTTCTTATTTGCATTGCTTTAATGAGAAGAGTGTCCTTATTTTCAGGCCATTGACCTCTTTTGGCCCTGGCCCTCCGCCAGTGCACCCCGGGTTCCAAATCACGCCAATCAGTTATTATCCTCACCCCCTCAAATGTGCCATACCCGTTGCATTTCCCCACTTTGTTCCTCCTACTTGAAGTGGTCTCCTCCTGTTTACCTTGGGCTACTCCTTTTTGTCCTGCATATTTCAGCTCAAGTATCAGAACATTGTTGGACGTTTTCTAACCACTTCAGGGTGTGTTGTCCCTCCACGCTTACTTAGTACGGTTCACATAGTGCTTTGTTTGTTGTCCATGCCAGACCGGGAGCTCTCCAAGTGTAGGACctatgctttctctcttcttcactgCATGTAGCACATGGCAGGCATTACAGCCTGGAGCAGGGGTTGGCATGTGACTGGTAATGGGAAGACTTCatccagagagggaaaaaaactgtGCCGttcctagaagataacatggGACAAAGTCTAGATGACCTTGAGTATGACAGTGACTTTTTGGATAAAACACCAAAGGTGGGgtccataaaagaaataattgacatgcGAGGGCCTAATGCAGGGTGCTGCCTGTGGAAAGGAAAAGATGTAGATGCTTAATAACTTGAGTGAATGTCCTGTTAAACCAAAGAGAAGGTGAGAGATAAAATTACTGGTAATTAAATTGTactaatttaaatattacatatcaGGATATAGTTTGAACAGTTTTTGAAATTTCGTGGGTGGGGCTATCTTTAAAACTTGACAGTGTTGAGGAcgtatttgttaattttaatacCGTCATTAACTAGATACACTAAACAGTTGATTTGACTTGGTTTTGGTGGAATTTTGTTCCAATAATTTCTTAGCAAATGATATTATAGCAAGATGGCTCACAACACGGTTTGTCACCAGTATTTCTTGTGTgtgatttctgtctttgattCAGTGTGTGAGTGCTTAGTCATTGCATATGTTCTCTTTAGACctgcatttgcattttctttgacAATTCTTACAGATATGGCCAGGGTTTATAACTGGGatgtaaaaagaagaaacaaagatgagTCCACCAAGAACAAAGCATAATGCTGGCAATGAAAAATGGGGTTCAGTTTTCCAAACACGTTACTTTAAATACCCCAAAGTTTGTCCTTAAAGgttgatttgatttttaacagtaagaaaaattaaaactttaaacatGTTATTTCAAATATTCCAGAGTTTATCTTTAAaggttgatttgttttttaacagtagGAATGAttattaaaactttcaaaaaaggtaaccaccattttatttatttatagaaacaaaattagtttcaaatattttatggaatcagcagtatttttatttttatttttttccaacaaagT
It includes:
- the VBP1 gene encoding prefoldin subunit 3, whose translation is MAAAKDACGSGEVVAGNGRRYHLGIPEAVFVEDVDSFMKQPGNETADVVLKKLDEQYQKYKFMELNLAQKKRRLKGQIPEIKQTLEILKYMQKKKESTSSLETRFLLADNLYCKASVPPTDKVCLWLGANVMLEYDIDEAQALLEKNLLTATKNLDSLEEDLDFLRDQFTTTEVNMARVYNWDVKRRNKDESTKNKA